CCCTTGGAGTAGCCACCTTAGCACTTTTCCTCGCCTCCTCCATTGCCACGCTGGTTTGGACGTTTGTCTGTGTCATTATTATGATGGTCATCCTCTATCCGATGAGAAGCGGAATCACTGAGACACAGATTCGTCACTTCTTGGGTGGCGCTGGAGTCATCCCTATGATAGGTCTGATCCTGTTTCTTGCCGGCATAGGGCTGGTCGGTTGGTTGCACTCCAAGCCCCTGGGCATCATCACAACCGTATTGGCCCTGTTGGGGCTTATGTCAGTCCTGCGCTTCTTAATCGGCTTCATTGGCTCGTGATTGTTTCTCCCAATAGGGAAAGATAATACCATTCAGCAGAATGGATGCAGTCCTTCCTGTCAGGTTGAGGGCTATAGGATGATATAGGAGATATAAAATGAAATATTTGCTCCTGTTGGTAATCGCATGTCTTGCTGCGCTGTCCTGCACAACGCCCGGTGTATCCACAGAGCAAGGCAGACCAAGCGCAGAGACAACGCCTTCTGCAACATGGGAAACACCTCCTATTGCAGCCACCATACCGTCTGCAACGCGGGAGGAAGCTTCAGCCATAACTACAGGCAATGTCTACTACGTCGCCCCCAACGGCGACAACGCTAACCCTGGCACACGCGACCGCCCTTGGCGTACTCCTGGCTATGGCTCGCGCCAGCTCCACCCAGGCGACACGCTCATCATCCTCGGCGGGCGCTATATCCTGAGTGAATATGATGCTGACATCATCGCTCCACCCTCAGGTACCGCCACGGCTTGGATCATCATCCAGGGTGAAGTGGGACACCGCCCGGTCCTAGCTGGCCGCGACAATCTCATCACTGCTATTGACCTAACTGGCGTTCAATATGTTCGCATACGCCATCTGGGGATCACCCACGACGATACTGCCCGTGGCGAGGCGGCGTGGTTCCGCGAGGGAGTGGAGATCCTTGGTGCACCATCCGCCCATATTGTCCTAGAGGACCTCTACATTCACCACATAGATGAGTTTGGGATGAACTTTCAGGACGTTGACAACCTGTACATCCTCAACTGCCGCATCGAGTACGCTGGATTTGGCGCTCTGGGTGGCCCAGCCGGGGAGCACGGTGGTTGGCGTAACGTCTTTATCCGTAACTCATCGCTCTCCTGGAGTGGCCACTACTACCAGGGTGGTGATGGCTCGGATCGCCCCTACGATCGCCCCGATGGTTTCGGCATTGAGCCTTCCCAGGGGCCGATCTTGATAGAGGACACCGTCGCCGAGCACAACTACGGTGACGGGCTGGACTCCAAGGCTGCCAACACCACCATCCGCCGCTGCATCGTAGCGAACAACTCCTGCGACGGTGTGAAACTGTGGGGGCCAAACAGTCGCATTGAGAACACCCTCATCTATGGCCGCGGCGATGGTGATGCGAGCACGACTCCTTGGGCCGCTATCGTCATTGACCAAGAGCAGATGACAGGGGCATCCTTTGAGATCATCAACGTCACTGTTGATGATTTCGTGGGACAAAACTATCTGATGTACGTCCAATACGATGGGCTGCCCGTTCGCTTGGCCATTCGCAATTCTATCTTTCAAGGGCGCGGGCAGGATTGCCCCATCTACGTTGGTGGGGAAAGCACCTTGATCGCCGCGCATAACCTCTTCTACTTGCCGCAGGAGGAGCGGGTGCTCATCCATGGCGACATGACTTATACAGCAGCGAATATCGGCAAGTTAGGCCCTGGCAACCTCTATGGC
The nucleotide sequence above comes from Chloroflexota bacterium. Encoded proteins:
- a CDS encoding right-handed parallel beta-helix repeat-containing protein, translating into MKYLLLLVIACLAALSCTTPGVSTEQGRPSAETTPSATWETPPIAATIPSATREEASAITTGNVYYVAPNGDNANPGTRDRPWRTPGYGSRQLHPGDTLIILGGRYILSEYDADIIAPPSGTATAWIIIQGEVGHRPVLAGRDNLITAIDLTGVQYVRIRHLGITHDDTARGEAAWFREGVEILGAPSAHIVLEDLYIHHIDEFGMNFQDVDNLYILNCRIEYAGFGALGGPAGEHGGWRNVFIRNSSLSWSGHYYQGGDGSDRPYDRPDGFGIEPSQGPILIEDTVAEHNYGDGLDSKAANTTIRRCIVANNSCDGVKLWGPNSRIENTLIYGRGDGDASTTPWAAIVIDQEQMTGASFEIINVTVDDFVGQNYLMYVQYDGLPVRLAIRNSIFQGRGQDCPIYVGGESTLIAAHNLFYLPQEERVLIHGDMTYTAANIGKLGPGNLYGDPRFMAPAWGQQGDYHLREGSPAINAGTVESAPSVDLENRPRDAHPDIGAYEYWQPAARLHLALVLGSH